A single window of Ctenopharyngodon idella isolate HZGC_01 chromosome 24, HZGC01, whole genome shotgun sequence DNA harbors:
- the fibina gene encoding fin bud initiation factor, which translates to MWTSSLSGQSYLRSGQKLSIMLAFALGLFLLPLCGAVYTGPLLPEMSNGTFHHFFVPDGDYEETEDPEKCQMLFKWIDRRPCPVEEDRDSVIREDFIIVKQQIEDAARVLESIGKSISYDLDGEDSYGKYLKREIVQISEAFTNVEKSLLELETKFKQSQETGQREENEFTNNFINPMYNVKDTLQETLDISSGLKDKQELISLIIRSHGSRLSRLKNDYLNV; encoded by the coding sequence ATGTGGACATCGTCTCTGTCAGGTCAGTCATACCTTCGGAGTGGACAGAAGCTATCTATCATGTTAGCCTTCGCCCTTGGTCTGTTTTTATTGCCGCTCTGCGGTGCGGTCTACACGGGACCTTTGCTCCCTGAAATGTCCAACGGGACATTTCACCACTTCTTCGTCCCGGACGGTGATTACGAGGAGACCGAAGACCCGGAAAAATGCCAGATGCTTTTCAAATGGATCGACCGCAGACCGTGTCCAGTAGAGGAAGACCGGGACTCGGTCATTCGAGAGGATTTTATCATCGTTAAACAACAGATCGAAGACGCAGCGCGCGTTTTGGAAAGCATTGGGAAGAGTATTTCCTACGACCTGGACGGCGAGGACAGTTACGGGAAATACCTGAAGAGGGAGATTGTGCAAATCAGTGAGGCATTTACAAACGTGGAGAAATCTCTTCTGGAGTTGGAGACGAAATTCAAGCAAAGCCAGGAGACTGGGCAAAGAGAGGAGAATGAATTCACCAATAACTTCATCAACCCCATGTATAATGTGAAGGACACTCTACAGGAAACTCTGGACATCTCGTCCGGACTCAAGGATAAACAAGAACTCATCTCTCTGATCATTCGGAGTCATGGATCGAGGTTAAGCCGGCTGAAAAATGACTACCTGAATGTTTAG